Proteins encoded together in one Struthio camelus isolate bStrCam1 chromosome 19, bStrCam1.hap1, whole genome shotgun sequence window:
- the CHMP6 gene encoding charged multivesicular body protein 6, which translates to MGNLFGRKRRSRVTEQDKAVLQLKQQRDKLKQYQKRISLHLEKERALARQLLKEGKKEKAMLLLKKKRYQEQLLDKTENQISNLERMVQDIEFTQIEMKVIEGLKIGNECLNKMHQVMSIEEVERIIGETQDAVEYQRQIDEILAGSLTEEDEDAILEELNAITQEQIELPEVPSEPLPEEIPEASPVKNRPKPELVAAS; encoded by the exons atggGCAACCTGTTCGGGCGGAAGCGGCGGAGCCGCGTCACCGAGCAGGACAAGGCGGTGCTG CAACTGAAGCAGCAGCGGGATAAACTGAAGCAGTATCAGAAGCGGATAAGCCTGCACCTGGAAAAAGAGAGAGCGTTAGCCAGGCAGTTGCTGAAAGAGGGCAAAAAAGA AAAAGCTATGCTCTTGCTAAAGAAGAAGCGTTACCAAGAGCAACTTCTagataaaacagaaaaccaaatcaGCAACTTGGAACGGATG GTCCAGGATATTGAATTCACCCAGATTGAAATGAAGGTCATTGAGGGTCTGAAAATTGGCAATGAATGTCTGAACAAAATGCACCAG GTTATGTCAATAGAAGAAGTGGAAAGAATAATAGGAGAAACCCAAGATGCTGTGGAGTACCAGAGG caAATAGATGAGATACTGGCTGGCAGCCTGACTGAAGAAGATGAAGATGCCATTTTAGAAGAATTAAATGCCATTACTCAG GAACAGATTGAGCTTCCAGAAGTTCCTTCTGAGCCACTCCCAGAAGAGATCCCAG AAGCATCACCCGTCAAGAACAGGCCAAAACCAGAACTGGTGGCAGCATCTTAA